In the genome of Rhizobium etli 8C-3, one region contains:
- a CDS encoding host attachment protein, with amino-acid sequence MADIKVPWESWVVVCDGAKALIMRNAGNALLMNLQVHETLSQPSEPTRELGTDKPGRAHAPDGTSGSAMEQTDWQEQAEADFLRRIAAKLDKLVRERNGSRIILVAPPKALGTLRPNLSAEAQAAISAEVPKDYTNMPVDEIERRLAA; translated from the coding sequence ATGGCTGACATCAAAGTGCCGTGGGAATCATGGGTCGTGGTCTGTGATGGTGCGAAGGCTTTGATCATGCGCAACGCAGGCAATGCGCTTCTCATGAACCTGCAGGTGCATGAAACGCTGAGCCAACCCAGCGAGCCCACCCGCGAACTCGGCACCGATAAGCCTGGACGGGCCCATGCTCCCGACGGCACGAGCGGCAGCGCCATGGAGCAAACAGATTGGCAGGAGCAGGCGGAGGCCGATTTTTTGAGGCGGATCGCCGCGAAGTTGGACAAGCTGGTCCGTGAACGAAACGGTAGCCGCATCATTCTGGTTGCACCGCCCAAGGCGCTGGGTACCTTGAGACCGAACCTGAGCGCCGAAGCGCAGGCAGCCATTTCCGCGGAAGTTCCCAAGGATTATACCAACATGCCGGTCGATGAGATCGAGCGCCGCCTGGCTGCCTGA